In Paenibacillus protaetiae, the genomic stretch ACGCGAGGACGGTGAAGAGCAAGCTCATTATTCGCCGATACGACGCCGATCTGTCCGGTGCTGAGCAATAAAGTGGTGGAGATCGGATAAATGGAAATATGCCGGCAAAATAATTTAATCAGCTCAAAATCAAAAAAAGTGTTGCCGGCAGCAAACAAATATTCAATCGCTTCGGCAGGCGAATACCTTCTGCGGTGTGGCCTTGGCGAAGTCATCGCATCATACGTATCCGCCAAGCCGACGATTTGGGCGTACGTATGGATCTCGTCTTCCTTTAAACCCCGCGGATAACCTGAACCGTTAAATCTTTCGTGATGCTGCAATGCACAATGAGCCGATACAAGCGAAATATCATGATATTTGCGCAAAATATTGAAGCCTTCGGTTGTATGGCTTTGCACGATTTTCGTTTCTTCCGGAGTTAGAGCGCCCGGGCGTGCAACAAGCTCTGACGGTATCTTGGTCATTCCGATGTCAAACAGCAGCGCGCCGATTCCAAGCTCCTCCAGCTGAATGCGGTTATACCCTTTGGCTATGCCGATAATTCCCGCCAGCACCGCAACATTAACGGAATGCTGGAACATGTAAGCGTCCAATGTATGTATATTCGTTAGCGTAACAAGCACGTTAGGGCGTGAAGCCAAATCCTGAATAATTTCGCCAAACGCGCTGCGGAATTTTCTTCCCATATCCGGCGCGATTGTCCTGCCTTTTACAATATGGTTATCTTTAAACTCCATCATCGTTTTGTAGACGGTATCTATAGCCTGCCTGCGTGTATCTTCCTGAATCGTTTCCTCCGGTATCAGATCTTCTGTCCGGCCATCCTCTATGTAAATCACATCGATGCCCAACATTCTTAAACGGCTAATATAACGCTCGGTCAATTCGACGCCTTCTCCAAGCAATACATGACCGTTCTCCTGGAAGATGGCTTTGGCGAGCTTGTCCCCTTGGTTGACCTGATCGATATGAATTTTTCTCATAGACTTGTTCCCGCCTTTAATTCAAGATAAGCCTTTTTCCAATTGTATTTTAACAAATTCACCGTTAGCTGACTATCTGCGAAACAAAGTTCGTGATACACGAAAAAAGACAGCCCGGATCGAAGGGCTTTTCCGGGCCGTCATGCCATCTTGCGTTTCACAATTCGGTTTCTCCCGCTGAATTTGGCTTCATATAGCGCAGAATCAGCCTGGTTCAGCAGCACATGTATAAATGCTTTATGATCCGTTATAAATGCAATTTCCCGGCTTTCGATCGAAATAAGCCCGATGCTGATCGTGACGGAAATCGGCAGACGCTCGGCATCTATGGCCAACTGGTTGTTTTGTACCGCTTCCTTCATCCGTTCAGCTACAAATTCCGCTTGTTCTTTCGTTGTGCCCGGCATATAAATTGCAAATTCTTCTCCCCCGTAACGGGCAAACACATCCGTTGCTTTCAGCGTGCCGCGGACCGCTTCCACTGTGGCGCACAGCACCTCGTCGCCGACCAGATGCCCATACGTATCGTTAATCGTCTTGAACAAATCAATATCCAGCATAATGATGGAGAACGGTTCCTTTGTTTTGATGCTTTGGGCAAGACCTTCCTCCATCCGCTCCAGCAAATGACGGCGGTTAAAGCAGCCGGTCAGGCTGTCCGTTATTGCCATGTGCTCCAGCTTCCGGTTCGCTTCGGATAACTCCTGCTGAATTTGCATAAGCTCCCGGTTACGCTCCTGCAGCAGTTCATTTTGCGTATTCGTTTCTTCAATGAGGAGCCGCAGCTCCGTGACGTCCTGGAATGTAATGAGCCGGCCGATCGTCTGTTTGCGTTTGTTCCGGATCGGCGCCGACTGCATCAGCAAATAGCGCAGCCCGTCCAAATAGGCGCATAACTCAAGCTCCAGCCGTTCGCCGGGATTTTCGGCTTGTTCTTTGAAAAAGGCTACAACCGCCCGCTTGTCCGCTACCCGAAGACGCTCTGCCATCGCAAGCGGGTCAAATTTGTCGCCGATTCTTAAACGATAGAATGGCCGGAATATCATATTGGCGTCTACGATAATATCATGCTCGTCCAATACAAGAATCCCGCTGGGCATCGTGTTCATTACGTCCCGCTGGGCGATTTGAATAATATCAAACACTTTCTGCCTGGTCATCGCATGTACAAGGTA encodes the following:
- a CDS encoding HD-GYP domain-containing protein — encoded protein: MRKIHIDQVNQGDKLAKAIFQENGHVLLGEGVELTERYISRLRMLGIDVIYIEDGRTEDLIPEETIQEDTRRQAIDTVYKTMMEFKDNHIVKGRTIAPDMGRKFRSAFGEIIQDLASRPNVLVTLTNIHTLDAYMFQHSVNVAVLAGIIGIAKGYNRIQLEELGIGALLFDIGMTKIPSELVARPGALTPEETKIVQSHTTEGFNILRKYHDISLVSAHCALQHHERFNGSGYPRGLKEDEIHTYAQIVGLADTYDAMTSPRPHRRRYSPAEAIEYLFAAGNTFFDFELIKLFCRHISIYPISTTLLLSTGQIGVVSANNELALHRPRVRIIMEANGTLPKEPYELELKDEVHITIVKEM
- a CDS encoding histidine kinase N-terminal 7TM domain-containing diguanylate cyclase, which produces MNWKMWLDFSVFIGLLGLFFYMFAFSSITKLHRIYLMLHIIFMIWPFFQFISQTSTPNTEVRLFYLSVAYAGLTLLGVGWLVFTIFLTGQPYIVKRKRLIAFSLPAVLCAAAVIANPEGWFVTRSAETGFLKYGPLYWAMLAEIALYLAVSFVIMAYTFRKALTDPHKKMIRTAANGLAALVLFGAADLIVNGYLLHNISGYKPLLSIGLTVVSLYLVHAMTRQKVFDIIQIAQRDVMNTMPSGILVLDEHDIIVDANMIFRPFYRLRIGDKFDPLAMAERLRVADKRAVVAFFKEQAENPGERLELELCAYLDGLRYLLMQSAPIRNKRKQTIGRLITFQDVTELRLLIEETNTQNELLQERNRELMQIQQELSEANRKLEHMAITDSLTGCFNRRHLLERMEEGLAQSIKTKEPFSIIMLDIDLFKTINDTYGHLVGDEVLCATVEAVRGTLKATDVFARYGGEEFAIYMPGTTKEQAEFVAERMKEAVQNNQLAIDAERLPISVTISIGLISIESREIAFITDHKAFIHVLLNQADSALYEAKFSGRNRIVKRKMA